Proteins from one Terriglobales bacterium genomic window:
- a CDS encoding biopolymer transporter ExbD, producing the protein MAMGVSGGGGGQNADMNVTPLIDVLLVLLIIFMVITPLTPKGLDALVPQPPKDPTKQSDPSDRTIVVQALKAGSGVAYKINQDDVTIENLQGRLSDIFKTRAEKVMFVKADNDLPFQTVAQVIDLAHLADPDIKVGLMTAAVEAGQ; encoded by the coding sequence ATGGCAATGGGAGTTAGTGGTGGCGGTGGCGGTCAGAACGCCGACATGAACGTCACCCCGTTGATTGACGTGCTGCTGGTGCTGCTGATCATCTTCATGGTCATCACGCCACTCACGCCGAAAGGTCTGGACGCGCTGGTACCTCAGCCGCCCAAGGACCCGACAAAACAGTCTGACCCCTCCGATCGTACGATCGTGGTTCAGGCCCTTAAAGCCGGAAGCGGTGTTGCCTACAAGATCAATCAGGACGATGTCACGATTGAAAACTTGCAGGGCCGCCTCTCCGACATTTTCAAGACCCGCGCCGAAAAGGTCATGTTCGTGAAGGCGGATAACGATCTCCCCTTCCAGACCGTGGCCCAGGTAATCGATCTCGCTCACCTTGCCGACCCCGATATCAAGGTCGGTTTGATGACAGCGGCCGTCGAGGCAGGTCAGTAA